One window from the genome of Chlamydiales bacterium encodes:
- a CDS encoding GxxExxY protein, with amino-acid sequence IIGAAIEVHKVLGGPGLLESVYESALCHELSLQGLQIQTQVPVNVTYKGCKIREPLYLDILNGVERIINDKL; translated from the coding sequence AAATTATTGGAGCAGCTATTGAAGTCCATAAGGTGCTTGGAGGGCCTGGTTTGCTTGAAAGTGTATATGAGTCTGCATTATGTCATGAATTGTCGTTGCAAGGATTGCAAATTCAAACACAAGTCCCTGTAAATGTAACATACAAAGGGTGTAAAATTAGAGAACCACTTTATTTGGATATCCTAAACGGTGTAGAACGCATCATAAATGATAAATTATAA
- a CDS encoding guanosine monophosphate reductase, which translates to MKCVLQKAFTFDDVALVPQYNNVPSRTEPNLETWLTRSTKLGIPIIASNMDTVICEELADVLIAHGSVPIFHRFTDFETQAHWVKKFGEKTYVSCGIQTSHIDETRTLLDMGAAGICVDIAHGHSEKMLRFIEEIKRLCPGKEVIAGNVCTAMAYHDLVNAGADAVKVGIGPGAACKTRVVTGFGVPQFTAIQECAEIAEKLRIPLIADGGIRSSRDVVLALAAGASSVMLGKLFALTNESAAKKRNGPNGKEAKYRGQASEDFQVEYYGGLKEKTVAEGIDFWSIVSGSAEKLINELLGGLRSGMTYGGARSLKELQRKAEFVEVSASYMAESFPRIS; encoded by the coding sequence ATGAAGTGTGTTTTACAAAAAGCCTTTACATTCGATGATGTTGCATTGGTTCCGCAGTACAACAATGTTCCATCTAGAACAGAGCCTAACCTAGAGACATGGCTTACTCGCTCTACAAAGTTGGGAATACCCATCATTGCATCCAATATGGACACAGTTATTTGTGAAGAGCTTGCAGATGTTCTTATTGCACATGGTAGCGTACCTATTTTTCATAGATTTACAGATTTTGAAACGCAAGCACATTGGGTTAAGAAATTTGGTGAAAAGACATATGTTTCTTGTGGTATTCAGACATCTCATATTGATGAGACACGCACTTTGTTAGATATGGGGGCAGCTGGTATTTGTGTAGATATAGCTCATGGCCATTCTGAAAAAATGCTTCGCTTTATAGAAGAAATTAAGAGACTTTGTCCTGGAAAAGAAGTGATTGCGGGCAATGTATGCACGGCAATGGCCTATCATGACCTTGTTAATGCAGGTGCAGATGCTGTTAAAGTAGGAATTGGCCCTGGAGCTGCCTGTAAAACACGTGTAGTTACAGGGTTTGGTGTGCCTCAATTCACAGCTATTCAAGAGTGTGCAGAAATAGCGGAAAAATTGCGTATACCGCTCATTGCAGATGGTGGAATAAGGTCGAGTAGAGATGTTGTTTTAGCGCTTGCTGCTGGTGCTAGCTCTGTAATGCTTGGAAAGCTTTTTGCACTCACTAATGAAAGCGCTGCAAAAAAGAGAAATGGCCCAAATGGAAAAGAGGCTAAATATAGGGGCCAAGCAAGTGAAGATTTTCAGGTGGAATACTATGGTGGCTTGAAAGAGAAGACTGTAGCAGAAGGTATCGATTTTTGGTCCATAGTCAGTGGTAGCGCAGAAAAGTTAATTAACGAGCTTTTAGGTGGCTTGAGAAGTGGCATGACTTATGGTGGCGCTCGTAGTTTAAAAGAATTACAGCGAAAAGCTGAATTCGTAGAGGTTTCTGCTTCCTATATGGCAGAGAGCTTTCCAAGAATTTCCTAA
- the lpxI gene encoding UDP-2,3-diacylglucosamine diphosphatase LpxI (LpxI, functionally equivalent to LpxH, replaces it in LPS biosynthesis in a minority of bacteria.), with amino-acid sequence MFWKKRKSFYHQELPPIALLAGEGKMPFLVLEGIRAAGRRVLLLAIHGSAEDRLISLADYSVSLYVTELGKAIQTCLKHGVKELVMVGRVHHKNIFSVSLFKLDWTAFCFWWKLKDRRADSLLKGIADLFFARGITLMNSVKYLQSHLAKEGVLTDKKPSSSLWQDIHFGSKLAKEIGRLDIGQAVVVKQGSVVAVEAMEGTDQCIERAGLLAGPGCVVVKMAKPNQDMRFDVPVVGINTIEKLIKVKAAALAIEAGTTVILDPEAIEVANKHGIIIVSIV; translated from the coding sequence GTGTTTTGGAAGAAGAGGAAGTCTTTTTATCATCAAGAGCTTCCTCCAATTGCACTTCTTGCAGGTGAGGGAAAGATGCCTTTTTTGGTTTTAGAAGGCATTCGGGCAGCTGGTAGGAGGGTTTTGTTGCTTGCAATTCATGGTAGCGCGGAAGATCGTTTGATTTCTTTGGCGGATTATTCAGTTTCTCTTTACGTTACAGAGCTTGGTAAGGCAATACAAACATGCTTAAAGCATGGTGTAAAGGAACTTGTAATGGTGGGGCGTGTCCATCATAAGAATATATTTTCGGTTTCTCTTTTTAAATTGGATTGGACAGCATTTTGTTTTTGGTGGAAATTGAAAGACAGACGCGCAGACAGTCTTTTAAAAGGGATTGCAGATTTGTTTTTTGCGCGTGGGATTACCTTGATGAATTCAGTTAAATATCTACAAAGCCATCTTGCTAAAGAGGGAGTGTTAACAGACAAAAAGCCTTCTTCTTCTCTTTGGCAAGACATCCATTTTGGCTCAAAACTTGCAAAAGAGATAGGGCGCTTAGATATCGGACAAGCTGTGGTTGTTAAGCAAGGCTCTGTTGTGGCTGTGGAGGCTATGGAAGGAACCGATCAATGCATTGAAAGAGCAGGTCTTTTAGCAGGTCCTGGATGCGTTGTTGTTAAAATGGCAAAGCCTAATCAAGATATGCGTTTTGATGTACCTGTAGTTGGTATAAATACGATAGAAAAGCTTATTAAGGTAAAAGCTGCGGCTCTTGCAATAGAAGCAGGAACTACTGTGATCTTAGATCCAGAAGCAATAGAAGTTGCAAATAAACATGGAATTATTATTGTGAGTATTGTATGA
- the trxA gene encoding thioredoxin, producing MADIEKVTDDNFAASIAAGVVLVDFYADWCGPCRMLAPVIDKVAVAMKGQAKVVKLDTDQAEKTAASLQITSIPTLILFKEGKEVDRVVGLKDEQALLAMIKRAL from the coding sequence ATGGCTGATATTGAAAAAGTAACGGATGATAACTTTGCAGCATCTATTGCAGCAGGTGTTGTATTAGTAGATTTTTATGCAGATTGGTGCGGTCCTTGCAGGATGCTTGCGCCTGTAATTGACAAGGTTGCCGTTGCTATGAAGGGGCAGGCGAAAGTTGTAAAATTAGATACGGATCAAGCTGAAAAGACGGCTGCATCTTTACAAATTACGTCTATTCCAACACTTATCTTATTCAAAGAGGGTAAGGAAGTGGATCGCGTAGTTGGACTGAAGGACGAGCAAGCTCTTTTAGCTATGATTAAAAGGGCACTATAG
- a CDS encoding lysophospholipid acyltransferase family protein, whose amino-acid sequence MYRFVIACSRAYFSLFFRYRVYGIQNPYKRGAIIAPNHTSFFDPPIVSAAWPQEVHFLASDYLFRIPLFGALIKSLNSHSVARGNADLGAIKTVCELLGNGNKVIIFPEGRRSSDGKIAAIKPGIGLIVAKAKCAVIPTYVYGMYEAWSRNSKFPRLWGKAAVVFGTPILYEEFAQLDKKNAQQAVVARVEVALHALEKWYLDGAKGAPP is encoded by the coding sequence ATGTATCGCTTTGTCATAGCTTGTTCGCGTGCTTATTTTTCTTTATTTTTTCGCTATCGTGTATACGGCATACAAAATCCTTATAAGAGAGGTGCAATTATTGCGCCTAACCATACTTCTTTTTTTGATCCTCCTATAGTTTCTGCTGCTTGGCCTCAGGAGGTACATTTTTTGGCAAGTGATTATCTTTTTCGCATACCTCTTTTTGGTGCATTAATTAAGAGTTTAAATTCACATTCTGTTGCAAGAGGAAATGCTGATTTAGGTGCTATTAAAACAGTTTGTGAATTACTTGGAAATGGTAATAAAGTAATTATTTTTCCAGAAGGTAGAAGATCATCAGATGGAAAAATAGCAGCAATTAAGCCCGGTATTGGACTTATTGTTGCTAAAGCGAAATGTGCAGTTATTCCTACGTATGTTTACGGTATGTATGAAGCTTGGAGCCGCAATAGCAAATTCCCAAGGCTATGGGGAAAAGCAGCTGTTGTTTTTGGAACACCTATTTTGTATGAAGAATTTGCTCAGTTGGATAAAAAAAATGCGCAGCAAGCAGTTGTTGCAAGAGTTGAAGTAGCCTTGCATGCACTTGAAAAGTGGTATCTAGACGGTGCAAAAGGTGCGCCTCCTTAA
- the cmk gene encoding (d)CMP kinase has protein sequence MIITIDGPSGTGKSTVAKLLAGKTGFVFFDTGAMYRAVTYTLLKQDIPFDDKARIEEVLQNFSFRIETHSNEKKYFVGNEEVTLEIRSQYITKHVSEVAALLVVRHALVELQRRFAKDVNAVFEGRDIGSVVFPEADLKVFLTARLDIRADRRFREFVFKHPSEAENMTKQQVLEDLQRRDLHDSTREHSPLKAASDAVVIDTSDSTVEEVVQKIFQIYLDKLHT, from the coding sequence ATGATTATTACAATTGATGGCCCTTCAGGTACGGGTAAAAGTACTGTTGCAAAGCTTCTTGCAGGTAAAACAGGTTTTGTGTTTTTTGATACAGGAGCTATGTATCGGGCAGTAACTTATACGCTTTTAAAACAAGATATTCCCTTCGACGATAAGGCACGTATAGAAGAAGTTTTACAAAACTTTTCTTTTCGTATTGAAACACATTCTAATGAAAAAAAATATTTTGTAGGTAACGAGGAAGTAACATTAGAAATACGTTCACAATATATAACCAAGCATGTCTCTGAAGTTGCAGCACTTTTGGTGGTAAGGCATGCTCTTGTTGAATTACAAAGACGTTTTGCAAAAGATGTCAACGCAGTTTTTGAAGGACGTGACATTGGCTCTGTTGTATTTCCTGAAGCTGATTTGAAAGTATTTTTAACGGCACGATTGGATATAAGGGCGGATAGACGTTTTCGAGAATTTGTATTTAAACATCCATCTGAAGCAGAAAATATGACGAAACAGCAAGTGTTAGAAGATTTGCAAAGAAGAGATTTGCATGATTCAACTAGAGAGCATTCTCCTTTAAAAGCAGCAAGTGATGCTGTTGTGATCGATACTTCTGATAGTACTGTAGAGGAAGTTGTTCAGAAAATTTTTCAGATTTATTTAGATAAGTTGCATACTTAG
- a CDS encoding phosphatidate cytidylyltransferase → MMRHAMKDLKPRLIMTTICVLFLFFFIGFAEHTYFKPVFVGAVAFVASVAFWEYCQIVKMKGIVPCTKVGIVGTVCYAYAIYFGIESSFFSFLPLFVLGIILTLSFLMRFNEVENALASVATTFFGIVYITVTFSGIIVIMYHFPQVSGKDGRLWLIYLLAVSKMTDVGGLFIGRFCGKKSLIPKISPNKTVAGAFGGILFAGITSVGFAYATGFKESSALGLTLLQSIYLGLILGFFAEIGDLAESLLKRDGKIKDSNPHFPGLGGALDTVDSLLFTTPIVCLFLQVAI, encoded by the coding sequence ATGATGAGGCATGCAATGAAAGATTTAAAGCCGCGCCTTATAATGACAACTATTTGCGTGCTTTTTCTTTTTTTCTTTATTGGATTTGCAGAGCATACCTATTTTAAGCCTGTATTTGTTGGAGCCGTAGCTTTTGTTGCATCGGTTGCATTTTGGGAGTATTGCCAAATCGTTAAGATGAAGGGAATCGTGCCTTGCACAAAAGTGGGTATAGTAGGGACTGTTTGTTATGCCTATGCTATTTATTTTGGTATAGAAAGTAGCTTTTTTAGTTTTCTTCCTCTTTTTGTATTGGGTATCATTTTGACGCTTTCATTTTTAATGCGTTTTAATGAAGTAGAAAATGCATTAGCATCCGTTGCGACAACATTTTTCGGTATCGTCTATATCACGGTAACATTTTCTGGAATCATCGTTATTATGTATCATTTTCCGCAAGTGAGTGGTAAAGATGGTCGTCTTTGGCTTATTTATTTACTTGCAGTAAGTAAGATGACGGATGTTGGAGGGCTTTTTATTGGCAGGTTTTGTGGTAAAAAATCACTCATTCCAAAAATAAGCCCTAATAAAACGGTTGCAGGGGCCTTTGGAGGTATTTTATTTGCGGGCATAACAAGTGTAGGTTTTGCTTATGCCACAGGCTTTAAAGAAAGCTCTGCACTTGGTCTTACGCTTTTGCAGTCGATCTATTTGGGATTGATTCTAGGATTCTTTGCTGAGATAGGTGATCTTGCTGAATCGTTGTTAAAACGGGATGGAAAAATTAAAGATAGTAACCCGCATTTTCCAGGTCTTGGGGGTGCTTTGGATACAGTTGATTCTTTACTTTTTACAACACCCATTGTGTGTTTATTTTTACAAGTAGCAATATAA
- a CDS encoding isoprenyl transferase, which yields MTVYSPSIISSPVRENHMITKSCNHIAIIMDGNRRWAKKRFLPSIAGHWAGAAALKRTVRAASDFDVKILTVYAFSTENWLRPQMEIKALFKVLESYLLQEREDMVAEGVRLNFIGDISRFPEYLQQVIQETKAMTAYGQKIELVLALNYGSRDEITRAVHHIIEDVEQKKLKKHEITEDLITHYLDTNKMQDPDLLIRTSGEMRLSNFLLWQLSYAEVYVTSVLWPDFSKQDLENAITEYQRREKRNGV from the coding sequence TTGACAGTTTATTCTCCTTCAATTATTTCTTCTCCAGTTCGAGAGAATCATATGATTACAAAATCTTGTAATCATATTGCTATCATTATGGATGGAAACAGAAGATGGGCAAAAAAACGTTTTTTACCCTCAATTGCGGGGCATTGGGCAGGAGCTGCTGCTCTTAAGAGAACAGTAAGGGCTGCAAGTGATTTTGATGTTAAGATACTGACAGTGTATGCATTTTCTACAGAGAATTGGTTGCGTCCACAAATGGAGATAAAAGCTCTCTTTAAAGTTTTAGAGTCGTATCTTCTTCAGGAGAGAGAAGATATGGTTGCAGAGGGAGTAAGACTTAATTTTATTGGTGATATCTCTCGATTTCCTGAGTATTTGCAACAAGTAATACAAGAAACAAAAGCAATGACTGCTTATGGGCAAAAAATAGAGCTTGTTTTGGCTCTTAACTATGGTAGTCGGGATGAAATTACAAGAGCTGTGCATCACATTATAGAGGATGTTGAACAAAAAAAATTGAAAAAGCATGAAATTACAGAAGATCTTATCACACATTATTTGGATACAAATAAGATGCAAGATCCTGATCTGCTCATTCGTACAAGTGGAGAGATGCGTTTGAGTAACTTCTTGCTTTGGCAACTTTCTTATGCAGAAGTGTATGTAACTTCTGTTTTATGGCCAGATTTTTCTAAACAAGATCTTGAAAATGCAATAACAGAATATCAAAGGCGTGAAAAGAGGAATGGTGTATGA
- a CDS encoding adenylosuccinate synthase, protein MPGIIVVGTQWGDEGKGKVIDLLSHQADFVIRAQGGNNAGHTILIGKEEFKLHLIPSGILYDHTKCCIGGGTVIDPEVLFNEMDTLKQRGISFEGRLGISSAAHIIFPYHKLWDLLIEERKKDSAIGTTKKGIGPCYADKINRIGIRVAELISPDQLEIALEKVLKIKNEELECVFKKPAFDFKEIFNVYRAYGERLKPYVEPVEDLIYEALQAGKKVIFEGAQGTFLDITFGSYPYVTSSQTIASGICAGAGIGPTSIDHTIGVVKAYTTRVGLGPFPTEMKEEETCIDPILSREIGTTTGRIRRIGWFDVPLVKQAIRLNGIDSIALMKLDVLDHVEKIKICTAYEHKGAILKDFPVLKESFEKITPQYQIMDGWMQSTRDIRCVSNLPLNARRFIETIEQLCGAQMCIVSVGPERDSTLIVKDIFN, encoded by the coding sequence ATGCCAGGTATTATTGTTGTTGGAACTCAGTGGGGTGATGAGGGAAAGGGAAAAGTAATCGATTTGCTTTCGCATCAAGCAGACTTTGTTATAAGAGCGCAAGGTGGCAATAACGCGGGACATACGATTCTTATTGGTAAAGAAGAATTTAAATTACATTTGATACCCTCTGGTATTCTCTACGATCATACAAAATGTTGCATTGGTGGTGGTACCGTTATAGACCCAGAAGTTTTGTTTAATGAAATGGATACATTAAAGCAAAGAGGTATATCTTTTGAAGGAAGGCTTGGAATATCATCTGCAGCCCATATCATCTTTCCTTATCACAAGTTATGGGATCTGCTCATAGAGGAGAGAAAAAAGGATAGCGCCATTGGTACGACAAAAAAAGGAATAGGTCCTTGTTATGCAGATAAAATTAATCGTATCGGTATAAGAGTTGCTGAATTGATTTCTCCAGATCAGTTAGAGATTGCTTTAGAAAAAGTTCTGAAAATTAAAAATGAAGAGTTGGAATGTGTTTTTAAAAAACCAGCATTTGATTTTAAAGAAATATTTAATGTTTATAGGGCTTATGGAGAACGTTTAAAGCCTTATGTTGAACCTGTAGAAGATTTGATTTATGAGGCCTTGCAGGCAGGGAAAAAAGTGATTTTTGAAGGTGCTCAAGGCACATTCCTGGATATAACATTTGGCTCATATCCTTATGTGACTTCTAGCCAAACAATAGCATCTGGAATTTGTGCAGGTGCAGGTATTGGTCCAACATCTATCGATCACACAATAGGTGTTGTGAAAGCCTATACAACTCGAGTAGGTCTTGGGCCATTTCCTACAGAAATGAAAGAGGAAGAGACCTGTATTGATCCCATTCTTTCACGTGAAATTGGTACAACAACTGGAAGAATAAGAAGAATTGGTTGGTTTGATGTACCTCTTGTAAAACAAGCAATTCGCTTAAATGGTATTGATTCTATTGCTTTAATGAAGTTAGATGTTTTAGATCATGTTGAAAAGATTAAGATTTGTACTGCTTATGAGCATAAGGGGGCTATACTTAAAGATTTTCCTGTGCTAAAAGAGAGTTTTGAAAAAATAACGCCCCAATACCAGATAATGGATGGTTGGATGCAATCCACAAGAGATATAAGATGTGTAAGCAATCTACCCCTCAATGCACGTCGTTTTATAGAAACAATAGAACAGCTTTGTGGTGCGCAAATGTGCATTGTTTCTGTAGGACCAGAAAGAGATAGTACATTAATTGTAAAAGATATTTTTAACTAA
- the gltX gene encoding glutamate--tRNA ligase — MSNVRVRIAPSPTGDPHVGTAYMALFNVIFAKRFQGKFILRIEDTDQTRSRPEYEVNIYDALKWCGISWDEGPDVGGPYAPYRQSERYSIYREYCQKLLDQGKAYKCFATPEELAEMREIAAKTGARQGYDRRYRTLTPEEVQEHIAAGKPYVVRLKVPLSGECIIEDGIKGRCVYPWADVDDQVLLKSDGFPTYHLANVVDDHLMKISHVIRGDEWLSSTPKHLYLYEAFGWTPPVFMHMPLLLGKDGKKLSKRRNPTSIFYYRDSGYLSEAFMNFLTLMGYSMTDDKEVYSIEEIVAAFDPKRIGVSGAIFDIQKLDWINQQYLIKNIPQDNLWNRIKEWQFNDVFMGKLMPLVHTRIKTFSQFMELCDFFFIDHIPLHLDLLCPKGITAHQSALLLQSVIWHMDENEDWGRSGIENASRVIAEVFGVNHKKIVMPVLFASIMGKVFGPPFFDSVALLGKDRTRVRFLRAIEFLGGISNKVHSHLKHAWDKKDCKELMVNTSG; from the coding sequence ATGAGTAATGTACGCGTTCGTATTGCGCCCTCCCCAACTGGCGATCCACACGTTGGAACTGCTTATATGGCGCTTTTTAATGTAATTTTTGCAAAGCGCTTTCAAGGAAAATTTATCTTACGCATCGAAGATACGGATCAAACAAGAAGTAGACCGGAGTATGAGGTAAACATTTATGATGCCCTCAAGTGGTGTGGAATTTCTTGGGATGAGGGTCCAGATGTAGGAGGACCTTATGCTCCTTACAGGCAATCTGAGCGTTATTCTATTTATAGAGAGTATTGTCAAAAGCTCTTAGATCAAGGAAAAGCTTATAAGTGTTTTGCAACGCCTGAAGAGCTTGCAGAAATGAGAGAGATTGCAGCTAAAACAGGCGCTCGCCAAGGTTACGATAGACGCTACCGCACGCTCACTCCTGAAGAGGTACAAGAGCATATTGCTGCAGGCAAGCCTTATGTTGTGCGATTAAAGGTACCACTCAGTGGTGAGTGTATCATCGAAGATGGCATCAAAGGACGTTGTGTCTATCCATGGGCCGATGTAGATGATCAAGTGCTTCTTAAATCGGATGGATTTCCAACCTATCACCTTGCAAATGTAGTGGACGACCATCTCATGAAAATCTCTCATGTAATTAGAGGAGATGAATGGCTCAGCTCTACACCCAAGCATCTTTATCTTTATGAAGCATTTGGCTGGACACCGCCCGTATTTATGCATATGCCCCTTCTTCTTGGCAAGGATGGCAAAAAACTCTCTAAGAGAAGAAACCCTACATCCATTTTCTATTACAGAGATAGTGGCTACTTGTCGGAAGCTTTTATGAATTTCTTGACTTTGATGGGCTATAGCATGACAGACGACAAGGAAGTTTATTCTATAGAAGAGATTGTAGCAGCATTTGATCCTAAGCGCATAGGTGTCTCTGGTGCTATTTTTGACATACAAAAACTCGACTGGATAAACCAACAATATCTTATTAAAAATATACCTCAGGACAATCTCTGGAACAGGATAAAAGAGTGGCAATTTAACGATGTTTTCATGGGAAAACTCATGCCCCTTGTTCATACGCGTATTAAAACATTTTCGCAGTTTATGGAGTTGTGTGATTTTTTCTTTATCGATCATATTCCTCTGCACTTAGACTTGCTTTGTCCCAAAGGAATAACGGCTCACCAGTCAGCACTCCTTTTACAAAGTGTCATTTGGCATATGGATGAGAATGAAGATTGGGGAAGGTCTGGTATAGAAAATGCATCCAGGGTCATTGCAGAAGTATTTGGTGTCAACCATAAAAAGATTGTCATGCCAGTTCTTTTTGCAAGCATTATGGGAAAAGTTTTTGGACCTCCATTTTTTGACTCCGTTGCTCTTCTTGGTAAAGATCGTACAAGAGTACGCTTCCTCAGAGCTATCGAGTTTTTAGGAGGCATTTCTAACAAGGTACACTCACATCTAAAACATGCTTGGGACAAAAAAGACTGCAAAGAACTAATGGTTAATACATCAGGATAA
- the rlmD gene encoding 23S rRNA (uracil(1939)-C(5))-methyltransferase RlmD, with translation MIALDQVIQGTITSLAFGGAGIFRYNHFVIFVPYTCIGEEVEVRIQKVSKNFATALLIKVLTPSKERIEARCPHFRVCPGCQIQHLSQAAQNHYKLSSVQNALCKLDMPSSSITFQETTKTWEYRRYIKLALHSTNNGFKMGYIAHDNKSLIEIGCCPIFVNEQNQIIQKLQTFTHNLDNVTPQKGSVTVFKADKSFILSFCFEKEIPKNIRLLAKIALQEGVCKGIQIQSANTCFSLGATHVAFSFEGLNILSHPKAFIQVHEEQSSLLYKKLYKHILASHAKNVLDLYCGIGITTLLLAKMGLNVIGIEKNREAVKLANSNKKSNEIQNVKFLQASVENVLEKTLSSFKADTVIINPPRTGIDKKVIQALGKARPKELIYISCMPSTLARDVSLLQQYGYHVVQGQAFDMFPQTGHVETLLILMY, from the coding sequence ATGATCGCTTTGGATCAAGTGATTCAAGGAACAATTACCTCTCTTGCATTTGGAGGAGCAGGTATTTTCCGATATAACCATTTTGTCATTTTCGTTCCCTATACATGTATAGGAGAAGAAGTCGAAGTCCGCATTCAAAAGGTCTCTAAAAATTTTGCAACAGCTCTTCTTATAAAAGTACTCACGCCAAGTAAAGAGCGTATCGAAGCGCGCTGTCCTCATTTTAGAGTATGCCCCGGCTGTCAAATTCAACACCTCTCTCAAGCAGCTCAAAATCATTATAAACTCTCATCTGTTCAAAATGCACTCTGTAAACTGGATATGCCTTCTTCTTCTATCACTTTTCAAGAAACTACAAAAACATGGGAATATAGACGCTACATTAAACTTGCGCTTCATAGCACAAACAATGGCTTTAAAATGGGTTATATTGCTCATGATAATAAATCTCTTATAGAAATTGGCTGCTGTCCTATTTTTGTTAATGAACAAAATCAGATTATTCAAAAACTTCAAACATTTACCCATAATCTTGATAATGTAACACCGCAAAAAGGCTCTGTCACAGTATTTAAAGCAGATAAAAGCTTTATTTTATCTTTTTGCTTTGAAAAAGAAATCCCAAAAAACATAAGGTTGCTTGCTAAAATAGCCCTTCAAGAGGGAGTATGCAAAGGAATACAGATACAGAGTGCAAATACATGCTTTTCACTAGGAGCAACTCACGTAGCATTTTCCTTCGAGGGATTAAACATTTTAAGCCATCCAAAAGCATTTATACAGGTTCATGAAGAACAAAGCTCTCTTCTCTACAAAAAATTATATAAGCATATTCTTGCAAGCCACGCAAAAAACGTTCTAGACCTCTATTGTGGGATTGGAATTACAACGCTTTTACTTGCAAAGATGGGTCTTAATGTAATAGGGATTGAAAAAAATAGAGAAGCTGTAAAACTTGCAAATAGTAATAAAAAAAGTAATGAGATTCAAAATGTCAAATTTCTACAAGCATCCGTTGAAAATGTGCTAGAAAAGACCCTGTCGAGCTTCAAAGCAGATACTGTGATCATTAACCCACCCAGAACAGGTATTGATAAAAAAGTAATCCAAGCACTTGGAAAAGCGCGTCCCAAAGAGCTTATCTACATCTCTTGCATGCCTAGCACACTTGCAAGAGATGTTTCCCTGCTGCAGCAATATGGTTACCATGTTGTTCAAGGGCAAGCTTTCGACATGTTCCCTCAAACAGGCCATGTGGAAACCCTACTTATCCTGATGTATTAA